One part of the Caldisericum sp. genome encodes these proteins:
- the rpmJ gene encoding 50S ribosomal protein L36 produces MKVRTSVKKMCPKCKIVRRRGKLMVICENPKHKQRQK; encoded by the coding sequence ATGAAAGTAAGAACATCTGTTAAAAAAATGTGTCCAAAATGCAAGATAGTAAGAAGAAGGGGTAAGCTTATGGTAATTTGCGAAAACCCTAAACATAAACAAAGACAAAAGTAG